In Asanoa sp. WMMD1127, one genomic interval encodes:
- a CDS encoding GNAT family N-acetyltransferase, translating into MVREWDPKTASTDELRAMLDSLNAVLMADLPDDPLWQESYLREYLAETMPGERRISWLAEEPSENGKQPKVAGHANVLLLGDIGVVELLIHPKARRAGLAREMLAQAARKTYHEGFSVIGAEVVGGTPAVTFFESMGFVREYTETRSVLRLNAVDWLTLGEMARGISAGYRLEFCPGGPPDDLLDAYAKAKAELRDIDEGDLDLRPSSYDPQRLRASLDCLHRRGMKPYIVLAIHEKTGDVAGLTEVVVPAQHPTRADQYDTIVVQDHRGYGIDRAIKARMLFELRSAEPKLAEVQTWNAQANESMLKVNAELGFQPDREWYEYGADVADVLRHLERGV; encoded by the coding sequence ATGGTGCGCGAGTGGGATCCGAAAACCGCCTCCACCGACGAGCTCAGGGCAATGCTCGACAGCTTGAACGCGGTGCTGATGGCGGACCTCCCGGATGACCCGCTGTGGCAGGAAAGTTATCTCCGCGAATACCTGGCCGAGACGATGCCGGGCGAGCGACGCATTTCCTGGCTCGCCGAAGAGCCCAGCGAAAACGGCAAGCAGCCCAAGGTCGCCGGGCACGCCAACGTGCTCCTCCTCGGCGACATCGGCGTGGTCGAGCTGCTGATCCATCCCAAGGCGCGGCGGGCCGGGCTGGCTCGGGAAATGCTGGCCCAGGCCGCCCGCAAGACCTACCACGAAGGCTTCTCCGTCATCGGCGCCGAGGTGGTCGGCGGCACCCCGGCCGTCACGTTCTTCGAGTCGATGGGATTCGTCCGCGAATACACCGAGACCCGCAGCGTGCTCCGCCTCAACGCGGTCGACTGGCTGACCCTCGGCGAGATGGCGCGGGGCATCTCGGCCGGCTACCGCCTGGAGTTCTGCCCGGGCGGGCCACCTGACGACCTGCTCGACGCCTACGCCAAGGCCAAGGCCGAGCTGCGCGACATCGACGAGGGCGACCTCGACCTACGACCCAGCTCCTACGACCCGCAACGACTACGCGCGAGCCTCGACTGCCTGCACCGCCGGGGCATGAAGCCCTACATCGTGCTCGCCATCCACGAGAAGACCGGCGACGTGGCGGGGTTGACCGAGGTCGTCGTCCCGGCCCAACACCCCACCCGCGCCGACCAGTACGACACGATCGTCGTCCAGGACCACCGTGGCTACGGGATCGACCGGGCCATCAAGGCCCGCATGCTCTTCGAGTTGCGGTCGGCGGAACCCAAGCTGGCCGAGGTGCAGACCTGGAACGCCCAGGCCAACGAGTCGATGCTCAAGGTCAACGCGGAGCTCGGTTTTCAACCCGACCGCGAATGGTACGAATACGGCGCCGACGTGGCCGACGTCCTGCGCCATCTTGAGCGCGGCGTTTAG
- a CDS encoding lytic murein transglycosylase, whose protein sequence is MGAGEDTPTAASQLRASVPDQRPPADPDPPTKVDIDLADDWDPARRPPPGIERPVRRGFPGSERVRSGAAAFGSWSRRPSGRLVLPGVLLFALVGMTAVAGAVVLPANAPPAAHPAPAGTPSDLPSDATLPGNALPTGVAPTDGGFPTGFPTFPTTTPTTQGPGVPPPVVGGAQPADVLNSWAQQVAMKVGISATAVRAYGYAELVVGQSTPACRLSWTTLAAIGKVESAHGTAGGATLTAAGQAYPHIVGLPLDGQGGRQRITDTDNGQMDGDPTYDRAVGPMQFIPTTWTSSGVDADNDGVKDPHDIDDAALAAANYLCRNGRDLTNPQDWWGAILSYNDVRRYADDVFTAANDYGTRSRT, encoded by the coding sequence GTGGGTGCCGGGGAGGACACACCGACCGCTGCGTCGCAGTTGCGCGCTTCCGTGCCCGACCAGCGGCCACCGGCCGATCCCGACCCACCCACCAAAGTCGACATCGACCTGGCCGACGACTGGGATCCGGCCCGGCGCCCGCCACCCGGCATCGAGCGGCCGGTGCGCCGAGGCTTCCCCGGCAGCGAACGGGTCCGGTCCGGCGCGGCGGCGTTCGGCAGTTGGTCCCGCCGCCCGAGCGGCCGGCTGGTGCTGCCCGGCGTGCTGCTGTTCGCGCTCGTCGGGATGACCGCGGTCGCCGGCGCCGTGGTGCTGCCGGCCAACGCGCCGCCGGCCGCGCACCCCGCCCCGGCCGGCACGCCCAGCGACCTCCCGTCCGACGCGACCTTGCCGGGCAACGCGCTGCCGACCGGCGTCGCGCCGACCGACGGCGGCTTCCCGACCGGGTTCCCCACGTTCCCGACCACCACGCCGACCACCCAGGGTCCGGGCGTCCCGCCGCCGGTCGTCGGCGGCGCGCAGCCCGCGGACGTGCTCAACAGCTGGGCGCAGCAGGTCGCCATGAAGGTCGGCATCAGCGCCACCGCCGTCCGCGCCTACGGCTACGCCGAGCTCGTCGTCGGGCAGTCCACCCCGGCCTGCCGGCTGTCGTGGACCACGCTGGCCGCGATCGGCAAGGTGGAGTCGGCGCACGGCACGGCCGGCGGGGCCACGCTGACCGCGGCCGGCCAGGCCTACCCGCACATCGTCGGGCTGCCGCTCGACGGGCAGGGCGGGCGCCAGCGGATCACCGACACCGACAACGGGCAGATGGACGGCGACCCGACGTACGACCGGGCGGTTGGTCCTATGCAGTTCATCCCCACCACCTGGACCAGCTCCGGCGTCGATGCGGACAACGACGGCGTCAAGGACCCACACGACATCGACGACGCAGCTCTCGCAGCAGCTAACTATCTGTGTCGTAACGGACGGGACCTGACCAACCCCCAGGACTGGTGGGGCGCCATCCTCAGCTACAACGACGTGCGGCGATACGCCGACGACGTGTTCACTGCGGCCAATGACTACGGCACCAGGAGCCGCACGTAG
- a CDS encoding zinc ribbon domain-containing protein, producing MPRYEFRCRACGSTFEVNRPMAEASAPAQCPDGHADTVKLLSTVAVGGRGGAAPAPAGGGGGGCCGGACGC from the coding sequence ATGCCCCGGTATGAGTTCCGTTGCCGCGCCTGCGGCAGCACCTTCGAAGTCAACCGTCCGATGGCCGAAGCGTCGGCGCCCGCCCAGTGCCCCGACGGCCACGCCGACACGGTCAAGCTGCTCTCCACGGTCGCCGTCGGCGGTCGCGGTGGCGCCGCGCCCGCGCCCGCGGGTGGTGGTGGCGGAGGCTGCTGCGGCGGCGCCTGCGGCTGCTGA
- a CDS encoding adenylate/guanylate cyclase domain-containing protein: MPGRVHLPSGLVTFLFTDIEGSTRLAQMLGAGYRPVLTEHRRLLRATLAANHGVELFTEGDSFFIAFDDAAAALDACVTAQRALANHDWPTPESAPRVRMGLHTGHAVPLAGEYASPEVHRAARIAAAAHGGQVLLSAATAHHAAPLPADASLIDLGLHRLRGFDDRERLFQLVAPGLARDFPRPRTVDEAVHNLPTQVTSFVGRQTERAELSTLLRDNRLVTVVGAGGAGKTRVAVEVAGPLVDAYPDGVWFVDIATVTDPGLVAFAIAAVFGLRPEPGRPMIDTLVDHAAGKRMLLMLDTCDAQPRASAEAISRLLTGGSALRVLATSREPCGLPGEVVWRIPPLSTEPGPGGGPSDAMALLLDRTAAARGGRRGGLTESTELHRVVARLDGLPLAIELAAARLRVLSASQLAERLDDVLGTLDAGREDAGDGLAGYAAVDQDAGGQEDTIDLNAAALGGARSPQTRAALRSATQRHATMQATVTWSYRTLGPRAARLLRWLSVFAGPVDLATVEWLLDDDPLDPLAVLVDKSMIQVEPHGAASTYRILDPIRAYAARRLVDAGEEQGARDRHVAWCAHALQRVFHGADGRPVTLSLAALDPLADEVRAALRWTATGGSARMGLRLASGLDQWWRERGLAREGRLWLFRLYGRIAETGEPIPDAELAAAYHMHSQHAAADGEFAEELRFAQRAEAAALQAGDAGLLARVIAGRAGPLIDMGRLTEAERASRDVMEWATENGVASEALVAVLSLAELLWQRGALDEAAELLGAARPLEAARPPERGRRTVDMLLGMVALARGDLVAAHDHLVVALRSRMAYGFRGRACDSLNAMAVRCAHGGDPKTAARLFGAAQATRTTQRGAGGLFAAYWSKEQAATRAVLGDAAFDAAYAAGAELTLEQAAAMALAVEHPDLAAGSSRFAADPMTAQPMGDEPTTANLTEAEPPRPREARHRADHRQAAAEPAREVEIDTTVVLREQRRTRDAKGDPQPPHPRRSRTYRGALIGDSEAENT, from the coding sequence GTGCCGGGACGAGTTCACCTTCCCAGTGGGTTGGTGACTTTCTTGTTCACCGACATCGAGGGCTCGACGCGACTGGCCCAGATGCTCGGTGCGGGTTACCGGCCGGTGCTCACGGAGCACCGGCGACTCCTGCGCGCCACGCTCGCGGCCAACCACGGCGTCGAGCTGTTCACCGAGGGCGACTCGTTCTTCATCGCGTTCGACGACGCGGCCGCCGCCCTCGACGCCTGCGTCACCGCCCAGCGCGCCCTGGCCAACCACGACTGGCCGACGCCGGAGTCCGCGCCCCGCGTGCGGATGGGCCTGCACACCGGCCACGCGGTCCCGCTAGCTGGGGAATACGCGAGCCCCGAGGTGCACCGCGCCGCCCGGATCGCCGCCGCCGCGCACGGTGGCCAGGTGCTGCTCTCCGCGGCGACCGCACACCACGCCGCCCCGCTGCCCGCCGACGCCTCGCTGATCGACCTGGGCCTGCACCGGCTGCGCGGCTTCGACGACCGGGAACGCCTCTTCCAACTGGTCGCACCCGGTCTGGCCCGCGACTTCCCGCGCCCCCGCACGGTCGACGAGGCCGTGCACAACCTGCCGACCCAGGTGACCTCGTTCGTCGGCCGGCAGACCGAGCGGGCCGAGCTGTCGACCCTGCTGCGCGACAACCGGCTCGTCACCGTCGTCGGCGCGGGCGGGGCCGGCAAGACCCGGGTCGCCGTGGAGGTGGCCGGGCCGCTCGTCGACGCGTACCCGGACGGGGTCTGGTTCGTCGACATCGCCACCGTCACCGACCCCGGCCTGGTCGCCTTCGCGATCGCCGCGGTCTTCGGCCTGCGCCCGGAGCCCGGCCGCCCGATGATCGACACGCTGGTCGACCACGCGGCCGGCAAGCGCATGCTGCTCATGCTCGACACCTGCGACGCGCAGCCCCGCGCGTCCGCCGAGGCCATCTCCCGGCTGCTGACCGGCGGCAGCGCGTTGCGCGTGCTGGCCACCAGCCGCGAGCCGTGCGGGCTGCCCGGTGAGGTCGTATGGCGCATCCCTCCGCTCTCGACGGAGCCCGGGCCCGGCGGCGGGCCCAGCGACGCGATGGCGCTGCTGCTCGACCGCACCGCGGCGGCCCGCGGCGGCCGGCGCGGCGGCCTGACGGAGTCGACCGAGCTGCACCGCGTGGTGGCGCGGCTCGACGGCCTGCCGCTGGCGATCGAGCTGGCCGCCGCCCGGCTGCGGGTGCTCTCGGCCAGCCAGCTCGCCGAGCGGCTCGACGACGTGCTCGGCACGCTCGACGCCGGCCGCGAGGACGCCGGCGACGGGCTCGCCGGCTATGCCGCCGTCGACCAGGACGCCGGCGGCCAGGAAGACACGATCGACCTCAACGCGGCGGCCCTCGGCGGCGCCCGCAGCCCGCAGACCCGGGCCGCCCTGCGTTCGGCGACCCAGCGGCACGCGACGATGCAGGCGACCGTCACGTGGTCCTACCGCACACTCGGCCCACGGGCCGCCCGGCTGCTGCGCTGGCTGTCGGTGTTCGCCGGCCCGGTCGACCTGGCCACCGTGGAGTGGCTGCTCGACGACGACCCGCTCGACCCGCTCGCGGTGCTGGTCGACAAGTCGATGATCCAGGTCGAGCCGCACGGCGCCGCGAGCACCTACCGGATCCTCGACCCCATCCGGGCGTACGCCGCCCGCCGCCTGGTCGACGCCGGCGAGGAGCAGGGCGCCCGGGACCGGCACGTCGCGTGGTGCGCGCACGCGCTGCAGCGGGTGTTCCACGGCGCCGACGGCCGGCCGGTGACGCTCTCGCTGGCCGCCCTCGACCCGCTCGCCGACGAGGTGCGGGCCGCGCTGCGCTGGACGGCCACCGGCGGCAGCGCCCGGATGGGCCTGCGCCTGGCCAGCGGGCTCGACCAGTGGTGGCGCGAGCGGGGGCTGGCCCGGGAAGGCCGGCTCTGGCTGTTCCGGCTCTACGGGCGGATCGCCGAGACCGGCGAGCCGATCCCCGACGCCGAGCTGGCCGCCGCCTACCACATGCACTCGCAGCACGCCGCGGCCGACGGCGAGTTCGCCGAGGAGCTGCGGTTCGCCCAGCGGGCCGAGGCCGCCGCGCTCCAGGCGGGCGACGCCGGCCTGCTGGCGCGGGTGATCGCGGGCCGGGCCGGGCCGCTGATCGACATGGGCCGGCTCACCGAGGCCGAGCGGGCCAGCCGCGACGTGATGGAGTGGGCCACCGAGAACGGCGTCGCCAGCGAGGCCCTGGTCGCGGTGCTGAGCCTGGCCGAGCTGCTGTGGCAACGGGGCGCACTCGACGAGGCCGCCGAGCTGCTCGGCGCCGCCCGCCCGCTCGAGGCCGCCCGGCCCCCCGAGCGCGGCCGGCGCACCGTCGACATGCTGCTCGGCATGGTCGCCCTGGCCCGTGGCGACCTGGTCGCGGCCCACGACCACCTGGTCGTCGCGTTGCGCTCACGGATGGCGTACGGCTTCCGGGGTCGGGCCTGCGACAGCCTCAACGCGATGGCCGTCCGGTGCGCGCACGGCGGCGACCCGAAGACGGCGGCCCGGCTGTTCGGTGCGGCCCAGGCGACGCGGACGACCCAGCGCGGCGCGGGCGGGCTGTTCGCGGCCTACTGGTCCAAGGAGCAGGCGGCGACTCGGGCGGTGCTCGGCGACGCGGCCTTCGACGCGGCCTACGCCGCCGGCGCCGAGCTCACGCTCGAGCAGGCGGCCGCGATGGCCCTCGCGGTCGAGCACCCCGACCTGGCGGCCGGCTCGAGCCGGTTCGCGGCCGACCCCATGACGGCCCAGCCGATGGGCGACGAGCCGACGACCGCCAACCTGACCGAGGCCGAGCCGCCCCGGCCACGGGAGGCCCGGCACCGCGCCGACCACCGCCAGGCCGCCGCCGAGCCCGCCCGTGAGGTGGAGATCGACACGACCGTGGTCCTGCGGGAGCAGCGCCGCACCCGCGACGCCAAGGGCGATCCGCAGCCGCCGCATCCCCGCCGGTCCCGCACCTACCGGGGCGCCCTGATCGGCGACAGCGAGGCCGAAAACACCTAG
- a CDS encoding potassium channel family protein, whose amino-acid sequence MIHFPRVRQSPLRALGVRLLAAVALVALIVLIVYIDRDGYRDVTDTPLSLLDCAYYAVVTLSTTGYGDITPVTESARLINVFVVTPARVLFLIILVGTTLEVLTEQYRTNLRLTRWRKKVKDHVIICGYGTKGRAAVNVLLENGFDKSKIVVVERDRTSLRSAVANGLVGIEGSATRSATLLEAHVKDAKAVIIATHADDAAVLVTLTVRQLTAGKVRIIAAARESENAPLLRQSGAHHVVVSASTAGRLLGLSTSAPPLIEVVEDLLTPGQGMALAMRSAERREVGQAPRELEPLVIALVRRGKVVSVAEPAGLTIETGDMLVYVRDDRPSAVAEGRST is encoded by the coding sequence GTGATCCATTTTCCCCGGGTGCGCCAGAGTCCACTGCGGGCGCTCGGCGTGCGGCTGTTGGCGGCCGTGGCGCTCGTCGCGCTGATCGTCCTGATCGTCTACATCGACCGGGACGGCTACCGCGACGTGACCGACACGCCGTTGTCGCTGCTCGACTGCGCCTACTACGCCGTGGTGACGCTCTCCACCACCGGCTACGGCGACATCACCCCGGTCACCGAGTCGGCTCGCTTGATCAACGTCTTCGTCGTCACCCCGGCCCGCGTGCTCTTCCTGATCATCCTGGTCGGCACGACCCTCGAGGTGCTGACCGAGCAGTACCGCACCAACCTGCGGCTGACCCGGTGGAGGAAGAAAGTGAAGGACCACGTGATCATCTGCGGGTACGGCACGAAGGGCCGGGCCGCCGTCAACGTGCTCCTGGAGAACGGCTTCGACAAGAGCAAGATCGTGGTGGTCGAGCGGGACCGGACGTCCCTGCGGTCGGCCGTCGCCAACGGCCTGGTCGGCATCGAAGGCTCGGCGACCCGGTCCGCCACCTTGCTGGAGGCGCACGTCAAGGACGCCAAGGCGGTCATCATCGCGACCCACGCCGACGACGCCGCGGTGCTGGTGACGCTGACCGTCCGCCAGCTCACCGCCGGCAAGGTGCGGATCATCGCGGCGGCCCGGGAGTCGGAGAACGCGCCCCTGTTGCGGCAGAGCGGCGCGCACCACGTGGTCGTGTCGGCCTCGACCGCCGGCCGGCTGCTCGGCCTGTCGACCTCGGCGCCGCCGCTGATCGAGGTCGTCGAGGACCTCCTGACCCCCGGGCAGGGCATGGCGCTGGCGATGCGCTCGGCCGAGCGCCGCGAGGTCGGCCAGGCGCCCCGCGAGCTCGAACCGCTGGTGATCGCGCTGGTCCGCCGGGGCAAGGTCGTCTCGGTGGCGGAACCGGCCGGTCTCACGATCGAGACCGGTGACATGTTGGTCTACGTACGCGACGACCGGCCCTCCGCGGTGGCGGAAGGCCGGTCGACGTAA
- a CDS encoding 2-oxoacid:ferredoxin oxidoreductase subunit beta, with amino-acid sequence MANPVAVKLTQKDFKSDQEVRWCPGCGDYAILAAVQSFMPELQIPRERTVFVSGIGCSSRFPYYMNTYGMHSIHGRAPAIATGLSVSRPDLSVWVVTGDGDALSIGGNHLIHALRRNVNLKILLFNNRIYGLTKGQYSPTSELGKITKSTPVGSADAPFNPLSLALGAEATFVARTLDSDRKHLQSVLRAAAEHQGSAFVEIYQNCNIFNDGAFETLKDPATRDDYLIRLEHGQPITFGAEGQRCVVHPPGGFGLEVRETATVDPADIVVHDATVAEPAYAFALSRLPGLDLRNTPIGVFRKVDRSSYDERVREQTESAKAKATGTPEEQLAGLLTSGDTWTIL; translated from the coding sequence ATGGCTAACCCCGTCGCTGTGAAGCTCACCCAGAAGGACTTCAAGTCCGACCAGGAGGTGCGCTGGTGCCCCGGCTGCGGTGACTACGCGATCCTCGCGGCCGTGCAGTCGTTCATGCCGGAGCTGCAGATCCCGCGCGAGCGCACCGTGTTCGTGTCGGGCATCGGCTGTTCGTCGCGCTTCCCGTACTACATGAACACCTACGGGATGCACTCGATCCACGGCCGGGCCCCGGCGATCGCCACCGGCCTGTCGGTGAGCCGGCCCGACCTGTCGGTCTGGGTGGTCACCGGCGACGGCGACGCGCTGTCGATCGGCGGCAACCACCTGATCCACGCGCTGCGCCGCAACGTCAACCTGAAGATCCTGCTGTTCAACAACCGGATCTACGGCCTGACCAAGGGGCAATACTCGCCGACGTCCGAGCTGGGCAAGATCACCAAGTCGACGCCGGTCGGGTCGGCGGACGCGCCGTTCAACCCGCTCTCCCTGGCGCTGGGCGCGGAGGCCACCTTCGTCGCCCGCACCCTCGACTCCGACCGCAAGCACCTGCAGTCGGTGCTGCGGGCCGCGGCCGAGCACCAGGGCTCCGCGTTCGTCGAGATCTACCAGAACTGCAACATCTTCAACGACGGCGCCTTCGAGACGCTGAAGGACCCGGCCACCCGCGACGACTACCTGATCCGGCTCGAGCACGGCCAGCCGATCACGTTCGGGGCCGAGGGACAGCGGTGCGTGGTGCACCCGCCGGGCGGCTTCGGGCTCGAGGTGCGCGAGACGGCGACCGTCGACCCGGCCGACATCGTGGTGCACGACGCCACGGTCGCCGAGCCAGCGTACGCGTTCGCGCTGTCCCGCCTGCCCGGGCTCGACCTGCGCAACACGCCGATCGGGGTGTTCCGCAAGGTGGATCGCTCGTCCTACGACGAGCGGGTCCGCGAGCAGACCGAGTCCGCCAAGGCGAAGGCCACCGGCACGCCCGAAGAGCAGCTCGCCGGCCTGCTGACCAGCGGCGACACCTGGACGATCCTGTAA
- a CDS encoding 2-oxoacid:acceptor oxidoreductase subunit alpha, with protein MAKQVRQLDRVVIRFAGDSGDGMQLTGDRFTSETAQLGNDISTLPNFPAEIRAPAGTLPGVSSFQVHFADYDILTPGDSPNVLVAMNPAALKANVGDLPRGADIIVNTDEFTKRNLTKVGYAANPLEDGSLDGYALHPVALTSMTIGALAEHEVSKKDAERAKNMFALGLLSWMYSRPYESTIRFLERKFAARPELVAANIAAFKAGWNFGETTEDFGVRYEVKPARMNPGTYRNITGNQALSLGLVAAGVRSGLPVFLGAYPITPASDILHELSKHKRFGVTTMQAEDEIAAIGAALGASYGGSLGITTTSGPGVALKGETISLAVALELPLVIIDVQRAGPSTGMPTKTEQADLNMALFGRHGEAPVAVVAPRSPSDCFFAALEAARIALTYRTPVILLSDNYVANGSEPWLLPEVDALPDLRVEFATQPNGEDGKTFLPYLRDPVTMARPWAIPGTPGLEHRIGGLEKADKTGDISYDPANHDFMVRTRAARIEAIPVPDVEVEDPDGDARTLVLGWGSTYGPIGAACRALRQRGLPVAQAHLRHLSPMPANLGEVLKAYDRVVIPEMNLGQLAHVIRGRYLIDAIPYNQVSGLPFTAAKLESMLEEVVKNG; from the coding sequence GTGGCCAAACAGGTCCGTCAACTGGATCGCGTGGTCATCCGCTTCGCTGGCGACTCCGGCGACGGCATGCAGCTCACCGGCGATCGGTTCACCTCGGAGACCGCGCAGCTCGGCAACGACATCTCGACTCTCCCGAACTTCCCCGCCGAGATCCGGGCGCCCGCCGGCACTCTGCCCGGTGTCTCGAGCTTCCAGGTGCACTTCGCCGACTACGACATCCTCACCCCGGGTGACTCCCCCAACGTGCTGGTCGCGATGAACCCCGCCGCGCTCAAGGCCAACGTGGGTGACCTGCCGCGCGGCGCCGACATCATCGTCAACACCGACGAGTTCACCAAGCGCAACCTGACCAAGGTCGGCTACGCGGCGAACCCGCTCGAGGACGGCTCGCTCGACGGCTACGCGCTGCATCCGGTCGCGCTGACGTCGATGACGATCGGCGCGCTGGCCGAGCACGAGGTGTCGAAGAAGGACGCCGAGCGCGCGAAGAACATGTTCGCCCTCGGCCTGCTGTCCTGGATGTACTCGCGGCCCTACGAGTCGACGATCCGGTTCCTCGAGCGCAAGTTCGCCGCCCGGCCGGAGCTGGTCGCGGCCAACATCGCGGCGTTCAAGGCCGGCTGGAACTTCGGCGAGACCACCGAGGACTTCGGTGTCCGCTACGAGGTCAAGCCGGCCCGGATGAACCCCGGCACCTACCGCAACATCACCGGCAACCAGGCCCTGTCGCTGGGTCTCGTCGCCGCCGGCGTGCGCTCGGGCCTGCCCGTGTTCCTCGGCGCCTACCCGATCACTCCGGCGTCCGACATCCTGCACGAGCTGAGCAAGCACAAGCGCTTCGGCGTGACGACGATGCAGGCCGAGGACGAGATCGCCGCCATCGGCGCCGCGCTCGGTGCGTCGTACGGCGGCAGCCTGGGCATCACCACCACTTCGGGGCCGGGCGTCGCGCTCAAGGGCGAGACCATCTCGCTGGCCGTGGCGCTGGAGCTGCCGCTCGTCATCATCGACGTGCAGCGGGCCGGCCCGTCGACCGGCATGCCGACCAAGACCGAGCAGGCCGACCTCAACATGGCGCTGTTCGGCCGGCACGGCGAGGCGCCGGTCGCGGTGGTCGCGCCCCGGTCGCCGTCCGACTGCTTCTTCGCCGCGCTCGAGGCCGCCCGGATCGCGCTGACCTACCGCACGCCGGTGATCCTGCTGTCCGACAACTACGTCGCCAACGGCTCCGAACCGTGGCTGCTGCCCGAGGTCGACGCGCTGCCCGACCTGCGGGTCGAGTTCGCGACCCAGCCCAACGGCGAGGACGGCAAGACGTTCCTGCCCTACCTGCGCGACCCGGTGACGATGGCCCGCCCGTGGGCGATCCCGGGCACGCCTGGGCTGGAGCACCGCATCGGCGGCCTGGAAAAGGCCGACAAGACCGGCGACATCTCGTACGACCCGGCCAACCACGACTTCATGGTGCGCACCCGGGCCGCCCGGATCGAGGCGATCCCCGTGCCCGACGTCGAGGTCGAGGACCCCGACGGCGACGCGCGCACGCTGGTGCTGGGCTGGGGCTCGACCTACGGCCCGATCGGCGCCGCCTGCCGGGCCCTGCGCCAGCGCGGCCTGCCGGTCGCCCAGGCGCACCTGCGGCACCTGTCGCCGATGCCCGCGAACCTCGGTGAGGTGCTCAAGGCGTACGACCGCGTGGTGATCCCGGAGATGAACCTCGGCCAGCTGGCCCACGTGATCCGTGGTCGCTACCTGATCGACGCCATCCCTTACAACCAGGTCAGCGGCCTGCCGTTCACGGCCGCGAAGCTTGAGTCGATGCTCGAGGAAGTTGTAAAGAATGGCTAA
- the ndhC gene encoding NADH-quinone oxidoreductase subunit A, whose translation MTGYLGSYATLGLLLVASVLIFVGAFTANRLLSPAEPAEPAGKRATYESGIDPVGGDWAQMQIRYYVYAYLYVLFAVEAVFLFPWAVVFDRPGFGATTVVEMAIFVAVLALGILYAWRKKILSWT comes from the coding sequence ATGACGGGATACCTCGGGTCGTACGCGACGTTGGGGCTCCTGTTGGTCGCCAGCGTCCTGATCTTCGTCGGGGCGTTCACCGCCAACCGCCTGCTCAGCCCGGCGGAGCCGGCCGAGCCCGCCGGGAAGCGCGCGACCTACGAGAGCGGCATCGACCCGGTCGGCGGCGACTGGGCGCAGATGCAGATCCGCTATTACGTCTACGCGTACCTTTATGTGCTTTTCGCGGTCGAGGCCGTTTTTCTCTTTCCATGGGCGGTCGTCTTCGACCGGCCGGGCTTCGGCGCGACCACGGTCGTCGAGATGGCCATCTTCGTCGCCGTGCTGGCGCTCGGCATCCTCTACGCCTGGCGCAAGAAGATCCTGAGCTGGACCTAG
- the folP gene encoding dihydropteroate synthase — MSGDLRLGPRTFGPTDLVVMAIVNRTPDSFFDRGATYAADAALRAVEAAIGDGADIIDIGGVKAGPGDDVDPTEEITRTVATVAAVRAAFPDVVISIDTWRAEVATEAVAAGADLINDTWAGADPRLAEVAAATGAGLVCTHAGGLRPRTRPHRAAFADVVADAVGTVTALARRAEALGVRPDGIVVDPAHDFGKNTRHSLELTRRLGDLVATGWPVLVALSNKDFIGETLDVPVDQRLEGTLAATAVSAWLGARLFRAHQVKETRRVLDTVASIRGDRPPAVSRRGLA; from the coding sequence ATGTCGGGCGACTTGCGGCTCGGTCCGCGTACGTTCGGCCCGACCGACCTCGTGGTGATGGCGATCGTCAACCGGACACCGGACTCGTTCTTCGACCGGGGCGCCACCTATGCCGCCGACGCCGCCCTGCGCGCGGTCGAGGCGGCGATCGGCGACGGCGCCGACATCATCGACATCGGGGGCGTCAAGGCCGGTCCCGGCGACGACGTCGACCCGACCGAGGAGATCACCCGTACGGTCGCCACCGTGGCCGCCGTCCGCGCCGCCTTCCCGGACGTGGTGATCTCGATCGACACCTGGCGGGCCGAGGTCGCCACCGAGGCGGTCGCGGCCGGCGCGGACCTGATCAACGACACGTGGGCCGGCGCCGACCCGCGACTGGCCGAGGTCGCCGCCGCCACCGGGGCCGGGCTGGTCTGCACCCACGCCGGCGGCCTGCGACCGCGCACCCGGCCGCACCGGGCGGCCTTCGCCGACGTGGTGGCGGACGCCGTCGGCACGGTCACCGCGCTGGCCCGCCGGGCCGAGGCGCTGGGCGTGCGACCGGACGGCATCGTGGTCGACCCCGCGCACGACTTCGGCAAGAACACCCGGCACTCGCTCGAGCTCACCCGAAGGCTGGGCGACCTGGTGGCAACCGGCTGGCCGGTGCTGGTCGCGCTGTCCAACAAGGACTTCATCGGCGAGACCCTCGACGTGCCCGTCGACCAGCGGCTGGAGGGCACGCTCGCGGCGACCGCGGTCTCCGCCTGGCTCGGGGCCCGCCTCTTCCGCGCGCACCAGGTGAAGGAGACCCGCCGCGTGCTCGACACGGTGGCCTCGATCCGCGGCGACCGACCCCCGGCCGTCTCCCGCCGCGGCCTGGCCTAG